TAATAATTTTTATGGTGAAAGGGAAAGAATATGACTAAGCTACAACTACTCACATTAAGTGAGAATACTTCCTCAATTGGGAAAAACTTGATTGCTGAGTGGGGCTTAAGTTTCCTGCTAAAAACAGAAGATTCTACAATATTATTTGATGTAGGAAGAAATATTTCTGCCTGCTACAATGCACAGATGCTCGGGATAAATTTAAATACTATAGATAAAATTGTGTTGAGCCACAGTCATCCGGATCATACAGGTGGGCTAAGGCAAATATTAGAAAGAATAAACAAAAAGGATAAAATAGAAATTTTTGCCCATCCTGATGTCTGGAAGAAAAGATTCAATTGTAATAATGATAATAATTGTAAGTATGCCGGGATACCTTTCAGCAAAGATGAGCTGGAAGGTCTTGGTGCCGAATTTTCTTTAAGTAAAGAACCGGTAATAATTGCCAAAAATATGCTTACAACTGGTGAAATTCCAATGAAAACTGATTTCGAACAAGTAGATTCAGGTAATAAAAAAAGATTGATTCTATATAATGGGGAATATGTTGATGATTTTATCCTGGATGATCAAGCCATTATTTATAAATCAGAAAAAGGACTTGTTGTTATTGCCGGATGCGCTCATAGGGGAATAATTAATACAGTTCTCCATGCCCAAAATATAACAGGAATTAAAGATGTATTTGCAGTAATTGGAGGGTCTCATCTGGTTGATTCAAATACCGAAAGAATTGTTAATACCATGAAAGCATTGGAAGAATTAAAAGTTAAAAAGATAGGATTA
This DNA window, taken from Atribacterota bacterium, encodes the following:
- a CDS encoding MBL fold metallo-hydrolase, yielding MTKLQLLTLSENTSSIGKNLIAEWGLSFLLKTEDSTILFDVGRNISACYNAQMLGINLNTIDKIVLSHSHPDHTGGLRQILERINKKDKIEIFAHPDVWKKRFNCNNDNNCKYAGIPFSKDELEGLGAEFSLSKEPVIIAKNMLTTGEIPMKTDFEQVDSGNKKRLILYNGEYVDDFILDDQAIIYKSEKGLVVIAGCAHRGIINTVLHAQNITGIKDVFAVIGGSHLVDSNTERIVNTMKALEELKVKKIGLCHCTGFKALSMLYNMFPDQFITVNAGTEILF